One Desulfomicrobium apsheronum genomic region harbors:
- a CDS encoding nucleoside recognition domain-containing protein, whose product MTILQEIKSVLWRSGRISLELYKIMVPIIIVVKILQELGLVVWLARPLAPVMQMVGLPGEMGLVWATALVSNIYGSMIVFVSLAGEHPLSVAQVTVLGVMILIAHGLPVELQIVRKSGPRMGFQALLRIGGALMLGWLLSRIYAWGGWLQETNVLLWQPQPESTDLLVWGLGQLQNLAMVFVIIVALSAIMRVFTAIGLTSLCVRLLAPLLRVLGIGSEAGTLTIVGMIMGLAYGGGMIMHEAHSGKVGSKDIFSSLSLMGLSHSVFEDTLLMVVIGGHVSGLLWARIIFTLVVIALLVRVVAWLGDDFFHRHLFKPVEVYSKPEPCCPGAIVPDRK is encoded by the coding sequence ATGACCATCCTTCAAGAAATAAAGAGCGTCCTGTGGCGTTCGGGGCGCATCAGCCTTGAACTCTACAAGATCATGGTCCCCATCATCATCGTGGTCAAAATCCTGCAGGAGCTGGGGCTTGTGGTCTGGCTCGCCCGGCCGCTGGCTCCGGTCATGCAGATGGTTGGGCTACCCGGGGAGATGGGGCTCGTCTGGGCCACGGCACTGGTCAGCAACATTTACGGAAGCATGATCGTTTTCGTGTCCCTGGCCGGAGAGCATCCTCTGAGCGTGGCGCAGGTCACCGTGCTTGGGGTCATGATCCTGATCGCCCACGGTCTCCCGGTGGAGCTGCAGATCGTGCGCAAGTCGGGTCCGCGCATGGGCTTTCAGGCATTGCTGCGCATCGGCGGCGCCCTGATGCTGGGCTGGCTTCTGTCCCGGATCTACGCCTGGGGAGGATGGCTGCAGGAGACCAACGTCCTGCTCTGGCAACCTCAGCCGGAAAGCACGGACCTTCTGGTCTGGGGACTTGGACAGCTGCAGAATCTGGCCATGGTTTTTGTCATCATCGTGGCCCTCAGCGCGATCATGCGCGTGTTCACGGCCATCGGACTTACGAGTCTGTGCGTGCGGCTGCTGGCTCCGCTCCTGCGCGTACTCGGCATCGGTTCCGAGGCCGGAACCCTGACCATCGTGGGCATGATCATGGGGCTGGCCTACGGCGGGGGCATGATCATGCACGAGGCGCATTCGGGCAAGGTTGGCTCCAAGGACATCTTTTCGTCCTTGAGCCTCATGGGCCTGTCTCATTCGGTGTTCGAGGACACCCTGCTCATGGTCGTCATCGGAGGGCATGTCTCCGGGCTGCTCTGGGCGCGGATCATCTTCACCCTTGTGGTCATCGCGCTTCTGGTGCGCGTGGTCGCATGGCTTGGGGATGACTTTTTCCATCGGCATCTGTTCAAGCCCGTCGAGGTCTATTCCAAGCCCGAGCCCTGCTGTCCAGGCGCCATCGTGCCGGACAGGAAATGA
- a CDS encoding DUF4911 domain-containing protein produces MKCSEPSSPVPRKSRPRKPRKEKNPAPACLNSRVLYAEVPRNRIALYRFLLEGYDNLAIMSVVDRYRAVIKLRFTPGAERTLREVLVGQGAKIIEPPGCSAG; encoded by the coding sequence ATGAAGTGCTCTGAGCCGTCATCACCGGTACCGCGCAAGTCTCGGCCCCGAAAGCCCCGCAAGGAGAAGAACCCCGCGCCGGCGTGCCTTAACAGCAGGGTCCTTTACGCCGAGGTGCCCCGCAACCGGATCGCCCTCTATCGCTTTCTGCTCGAAGGCTACGACAACCTGGCCATCATGAGCGTGGTCGATCGCTACCGGGCCGTGATCAAGCTGCGCTTCACGCCCGGCGCGGAGCGGACTCTGCGCGAAGTGCTTGTGGGCCAGGGCGCGAAAATCATCGAACCGCCGGGATGCTCAGCCGGCTAG
- a CDS encoding M24 family metallopeptidase produces MNHAKRLQGLKNLMQEQDIDALLVVHPANRFYLSGFELHDGQCNESSGCLLIRLDGPDWLLTDARFTEEARRHWPGEHVHVYGAPRVEKIARFVKSLGVSELWVETHAMCAGMYLELAGMLALRQAPRLVEKLRTVKDGEELARLRASCALNHRVYEALRPKLVPGVTEREVAWMLEKEFREGGAESLSFAPIVGFGPNGALPHATPADARLVAQTPVLIDMGGRLDGYCSDQTRTWWIGDEPTDEFKRTLALVQEAQSLAIARVAPGVGTDELHATAREFFARHGVAEHFTHSLGHGIGLETHEAPGVGPVRPTVLRPGMVITVEPGLYYPQWGGVRWEHMVVVTEDGHEVL; encoded by the coding sequence ATGAACCATGCCAAGCGTCTTCAAGGACTGAAAAATCTCATGCAGGAGCAGGACATCGATGCCCTGCTCGTGGTCCATCCGGCCAACCGTTTTTATCTGTCGGGCTTCGAACTGCATGACGGGCAATGTAACGAAAGCTCGGGCTGCCTGCTGATCCGCCTGGACGGACCGGACTGGCTGCTGACCGATGCCCGTTTCACGGAGGAGGCCCGGCGGCACTGGCCAGGCGAACATGTGCATGTGTACGGGGCGCCGCGCGTCGAAAAGATAGCCCGGTTCGTGAAGAGCCTTGGCGTTAGCGAACTGTGGGTTGAAACCCATGCCATGTGCGCGGGCATGTATCTGGAGCTGGCCGGGATGCTGGCCTTGCGCCAGGCCCCGCGCTTGGTGGAAAAGCTGCGCACGGTCAAGGATGGCGAGGAACTGGCAAGGCTCAGGGCCTCCTGCGCATTGAACCACCGGGTTTACGAGGCCCTTCGGCCGAAGCTGGTGCCCGGCGTTACGGAACGGGAAGTGGCCTGGATGCTGGAGAAGGAATTCCGGGAAGGGGGAGCCGAGAGCCTCAGTTTCGCGCCCATTGTCGGGTTCGGTCCCAACGGAGCCTTGCCGCACGCCACGCCCGCAGATGCCCGCCTTGTGGCGCAGACTCCGGTTCTGATCGACATGGGTGGACGGCTGGATGGTTACTGCTCGGATCAGACCCGTACATGGTGGATCGGGGACGAGCCCACGGACGAGTTCAAGCGCACCCTTGCCCTGGTGCAGGAAGCCCAGTCCCTGGCCATCGCCAGAGTCGCTCCGGGGGTTGGCACCGATGAGTTGCACGCCACGGCCAGGGAGTTTTTCGCGCGGCACGGGGTGGCCGAGCATTTCACGCATTCCCTTGGGCACGGCATCGGCCTTGAAACGCACGAGGCTCCGGGAGTCGGCCCTGTTCGTCCTACGGTGCTCAGGCCCGGCATGGTCATCACCGTGGAGCCGGGTCTGTATTATCCGCAGTGGGGTGGAGTGCGCTGGGAACATATGGTCGTGGTCACCGAGGACGGTCATGAAGTGCTCTGA
- a CDS encoding penicillin-binding protein 1A, giving the protein MKVLKIFLVLVVLGVFLAAGAGIGLYYWAQEDLPGFTKLSDYSPALATTVRARDGRILGYFYREKRFLIPLSMMSPITVKAFLAAEDSGFYQHEGVDLPGIFRAAVKNFIAGGIVQGGSTITQQVIKSMLLTPERSYERKLKEVILAYRLEKYLSKDEILTIYLNQIYLGAKAYGVEAAAREYFGVNASQLSLAQGALLAGLPKAPSRYSPYGNPERARERQLYVLARLRDLGWIDRGEYEAAVNEPLIYGAQEDPSWKVGPYYLEEVRRQLVDSYGEDMVYGGGLQVRTAMDMDHQVVADQALRAGLVETAKRHGWQGPVRHIDEGEYEEFLGARKDVESEPGDWMQVLVTGVEKAGAKVRFGTKSGIVSVASMSWARVPNPKLAPEEAGKVGDARKVLKPGDVIWVSVEEVSQDKPWKLKLEQEPKVEGALVSIDPRSGEVLALCGGYDFFRSQFNRATQALRQPGSAFKPIVYSAALDNGFTAASIVLDAPIVYQDGSGEMWKPENFEGIFYGPTLLRTALVKSRNLVTIRVAQQVGIQKIVERGKALGLNGIMEPNLSLALGSGQFSPLNLCQAYTAFPRGGTSIKPRLIESVVSPWGEQLFLAKEEVAEAISPETAYIISHLLQQVVQYGTGARAKVLGRPVAGKTGTTNDEQDAWFMGFSPYLLTGVWVGYDQVKPMGKYETGARAALPIWIDYRSKVEPGYPVQDFQAPPGIVMARVDARTGRLAGPGASEAYMLPFANGTEPLPSAGLDELDADPGSSNAGGESLLKQIF; this is encoded by the coding sequence ATGAAAGTTCTGAAGATATTCCTGGTGCTTGTTGTGCTGGGCGTGTTTCTTGCCGCCGGCGCGGGAATTGGTCTCTATTACTGGGCCCAGGAGGATTTGCCCGGATTCACGAAGCTCAGTGACTATTCTCCGGCCCTGGCTACGACGGTCCGGGCCCGGGATGGCCGGATTCTCGGTTATTTCTACCGCGAAAAGAGGTTTCTCATTCCCCTGTCGATGATGAGCCCGATCACGGTCAAAGCCTTTCTGGCGGCCGAGGATTCCGGATTCTATCAGCACGAGGGCGTGGATCTGCCGGGAATTTTCCGGGCGGCCGTGAAGAACTTCATTGCCGGGGGCATCGTCCAGGGCGGCAGCACCATCACCCAGCAGGTCATCAAGTCCATGCTGCTCACACCCGAGCGCAGCTACGAACGCAAGCTCAAGGAAGTCATCCTGGCCTATCGCCTGGAGAAATATCTGAGCAAGGACGAGATCCTGACAATTTATCTCAATCAGATCTACCTTGGCGCCAAGGCCTACGGAGTGGAGGCGGCCGCGCGGGAATATTTCGGCGTGAACGCCTCCCAGCTGAGCCTTGCCCAGGGCGCATTGCTGGCCGGCCTGCCCAAGGCTCCGTCGCGCTATTCGCCCTACGGCAATCCCGAGCGGGCCAGGGAGCGTCAGCTCTATGTCCTCGCCCGGCTGAGGGATCTGGGCTGGATCGACCGCGGCGAATACGAAGCCGCCGTGAACGAACCCCTCATTTACGGGGCGCAGGAAGATCCGTCCTGGAAAGTGGGCCCCTACTATCTTGAGGAAGTGCGACGACAGCTGGTCGATAGCTATGGCGAGGACATGGTTTACGGCGGAGGCCTGCAGGTGCGCACGGCCATGGACATGGACCACCAGGTCGTTGCCGATCAGGCCCTTCGGGCTGGTTTGGTCGAAACCGCCAAGCGTCACGGCTGGCAGGGGCCGGTCAGGCATATCGACGAGGGCGAGTACGAGGAATTTCTTGGCGCCCGCAAGGACGTCGAGTCCGAGCCCGGAGACTGGATGCAGGTCCTGGTCACCGGCGTGGAAAAGGCCGGGGCGAAGGTGCGCTTCGGCACCAAGTCGGGCATCGTTTCCGTGGCGTCCATGAGCTGGGCCCGAGTGCCCAATCCCAAGCTGGCTCCGGAAGAGGCGGGCAAGGTCGGCGACGCCCGCAAGGTGCTCAAACCCGGAGACGTGATCTGGGTCTCGGTGGAGGAGGTTTCACAGGACAAGCCCTGGAAGCTCAAGCTCGAACAGGAGCCCAAGGTTGAAGGCGCGCTTGTGTCCATCGATCCCCGCAGCGGTGAGGTGCTTGCGCTCTGCGGCGGGTACGATTTCTTCCGCAGCCAGTTCAACCGGGCGACCCAGGCGCTGCGCCAGCCCGGCTCGGCCTTCAAACCCATCGTCTATTCGGCGGCGCTGGACAACGGGTTCACTGCGGCCAGCATCGTCCTGGACGCTCCCATCGTCTATCAGGACGGAAGCGGGGAGATGTGGAAGCCCGAAAACTTTGAGGGCATATTCTACGGACCGACACTCCTGCGCACGGCCCTGGTCAAATCCCGCAACCTGGTCACCATCCGCGTGGCCCAGCAGGTCGGCATCCAGAAAATCGTCGAGCGCGGCAAGGCCCTGGGGCTGAACGGAATCATGGAGCCCAATCTTTCCCTGGCCCTGGGGTCGGGGCAGTTCTCTCCGCTCAATCTGTGCCAGGCGTATACGGCGTTTCCCCGTGGCGGGACCAGCATCAAGCCCAGGCTGATCGAAAGCGTGGTCTCGCCCTGGGGCGAACAGCTCTTTTTGGCCAAGGAAGAAGTGGCCGAGGCCATCTCCCCGGAAACAGCCTATATCATTTCCCATCTGCTGCAGCAGGTCGTGCAGTACGGAACGGGCGCGCGTGCCAAGGTTCTGGGACGCCCGGTCGCGGGCAAGACCGGCACCACCAACGACGAGCAGGATGCCTGGTTCATGGGTTTCTCCCCCTATCTGCTGACCGGGGTCTGGGTAGGCTACGATCAGGTCAAGCCCATGGGCAAGTACGAGACCGGTGCCCGGGCCGCCCTGCCTATCTGGATCGACTATCGCAGCAAGGTCGAACCCGGCTACCCGGTTCAGGACTTCCAGGCTCCCCCCGGCATCGTCATGGCCCGGGTGGACGCACGTACCGGCCGCTTGGCAGGTCCCGGTGCGAGCGAGGCCTACATGCTGCCCTTCGCGAACGGCACGGAGCCTTTGCCGAGCGCGGGCCTCGATGAGCTTGACGCCGATCCGGGCTCGTCCAATGCTGGCGGGGAAAGTCTGCTCAAGCAGATCTTCTAG